The following are encoded in a window of Carassius auratus strain Wakin chromosome 6, ASM336829v1, whole genome shotgun sequence genomic DNA:
- the igfbp5a gene encoding insulin-like growth factor-binding protein 5a — translation MLLSLCTLMTFVWGLPGFSASYVPCEPCDQKAMSMCPPVRLGCQVVKEPGCGCCLTCALTEGQACGVYTGTCGQGLRCLPRNGEEKPLHALLYGKGVCMNEKLYKSRDHESHEDTHVTEVTEDLLPQAKVPLFQRDHINSKKALAMRKDQKRQEAKLRIRGNSEYPLFRKDKHQSDIGPCRSKLDGIIQRMKDNSRIMALSLYLPNCDKKGFFKRKQCKPSRGRKRGICWCVNKHGIQMPGTDFNGGNIQCKDLESNSNNNNE, via the exons ATGCTGCTAAGTTTGTGTACTCTGATGACATTTGTATGGGGACTACCCGGCTTTTCTGCCTCGTACGTGCCCTGTGAGCCGTGCGATCAGAAGGCTATGTCCATGTGTCCTCCGGTAAGGCTTGGGTGTCAGGTGGTGAAGGAGCCCGGCTGCGGATGCTGCTTGACCTGCGCACTGACCGAGGGGCAGGCGTGTGGAGTCTACACGGGCACTTGTGGACAGGGACTGCGTTGCTTGCCTCGGAACGGGGAGGAAAAGCCGCTGCACGCTCTGCTTTACGGCAAAGGAGTTTGCATGAACGAGAAACTATACAAATCCAGAG ATCACGAGTCACACGAAGACACCCACGTTACAGAGGTAACAGAGGATCTTCTTCCCCAGGCCAAAGTTCCATTATTCCAACGAGACCACATTAACAGCAAGAAGGCTCTGGCCATGCGAAAGGATCAGAAGAGGCAGGAGGCTAAACTCAGGATCAGGGGCAATTCTGAATACCCGCTCTTCAGAAAAGACAAACATCAGTCTGACATT GGTCCATGCCGAAGCAAGCTGGATGGAATTATCCAGAGAATGAAGGACAACTCAAGAATCATGGCTCTCTCATTGTACCTGCCTAACTGTGATAAGAAAGGCTTTTTCAAGCGCAAACAG tgtaaacCCTCCAGGGGGCGCAAGCGAGGCATCTGCTGGTGTGTAAACAAGCATGGAATTCAGATGCCGGGCACTGACTTTAATGGAGGCAACATCCAATGCAAAGATCTTGaaagcaacagcaacaacaacaacgaatGA